One window of Perca fluviatilis chromosome 12, GENO_Pfluv_1.0, whole genome shotgun sequence genomic DNA carries:
- the LOC120570147 gene encoding uncharacterized protein LOC120570147, translating to MMYLNILYTKTASSSCLSYVQCAAPCVMSGKLYVGLFLAVDQTCHRCEFNRQWKSQPFIGSTPAGNIHLSAAVYFTGTSFIQMKKVFNAFGVKSMRYQAFRKHAKTYLEPAIVWKWKRAQQVELQRLSQQSKVIIGGDMRADSPGHCAKFGSYTVMNLETSTVIDIQLVQSNEVGGSYYMEKEGLKRSLALLEASGVTLDCIVTDRHLQIQKYLREKGITQYYDVWHIDKGMSKNIDKLAKEKDCEVVKKWQQSIRNHLYWTASSSKTGPEKVAKWTSVINHIHNIHTHEDPLFPKCEHSDVIDKRRWLKPGSKASYRLEKVLTNKRFIKGVEKLSPHHQTSSLEAFHSVVIRFAPKSVVYPFIGMLCRLYLSAFHFNENAYRPQSTGALRDPTFKLAFPKAKKEGYSLKRRKTEPTFCYVNELIALTFESVVPDPAPFTEELQKIPIPEDLCAEFPVPSMEEALAGFVSRFNPAQVENQPRGASQSSGVQTTSTTVVQEGAAAE from the exons ATGATGTACCTAAATATATTGTATACGAAAACTGCCTCCTCGAGTTGTTTGAGTTATGTCCAGTGTGCAGCTCCATGTGTGATGTCCGGAAAACTATACGTGGGACTTTTCCTTGCTGTTGATCAGACATGCCACCGTTGTGAGTTCAACAGACAGTGGAAGAGTCAACCGTTCATTGGAAGTACACCTGCAGGGAACATTCATCTCTCTGCGGCTGTATATTTTACAGGGACATCTTTCATCCAAATGAAAAAG gttttcaacGCGTTTGGTGTGAAGAGCATGCGATACCAAGCTTTCCGGAAACATGCCAAAACCTATCTTGAACCTGCCATTGTTTGGAAATGGAAAAGGGCCCAGCAGGTTGAGCTTCAACGTTTAAGCCAGCAGAGCAAGGTCATCATTGGAGGAGATATGCGGGCAGATTCTCCAG GCCATTGTGCCAAATTTGGAAGCTATACCGTGATGAATCTTGAAACCAGCACAGTCATCGATATCCAACTTGTGCAG AGCAATGAGGTCGGAGGGAGTTACTACATGGAGAAGGAAGGTCTGAAGCGAAGCCTTGCTCTTCTGGAGGCAAGTGGTGTCACATTGGACTGCATAGTCACAGACCGCCACCTCCAGATTCAAAAATACCTGAGAGAAAAGGGCATCACACAGTACTATGACGTCTGGCATATTGATAAGG GGATGTCTAAGAACATCGACAAACTTGCCAAGGAAAAGGATTGTGAGGTGGTAAAAAAGTGGCAACAGAGTATTAGGAACCATCTCTACTGGACTGCATCATCATCCAAGACAGGCCCAGAGAAGGTGGCAAAGTGGACATCTGTCATCAATCACAtccacaacatacacacacatgaagaCCCCCTTTTTCCAAAGTGTGAGCACAGTGATGTCATAGATAAGAGGAGGTGGTTGAAGCCAG GATCAAAGGCTTCCTACAGACTGGAGAAGGTCCTTACAAACAAGAGGTTCATCAAGGGTGTGGAGAAGCTAAGCCCTCACCACCAAACATCCTCTCTTGAGGCCTTCCACAGCGTTGTCATCCGCTTTGCACCAAAGAGTGTGGTGTACCCATTCATTGGGATGCTTTGCAG actCTATCTCTCAGCATTCCACTTCAATGAGAATGCCTACCGGCCACAGTCAACAGGTGCTCTGAGAGATCCTACCTTTAAACTGGCCTTCCCTAAAGCCAAGAAAGAGGGATACAGCCTCAAACGACGGAAAACTGAGCCGACATTCT GCTATGTAAATGAACTCATCGCCCTCACATTTGAGAGTGTTGTCCCTGACCCAGCACCTTTTACTGAAGAGCTGCAGAAGATCCCCATTCCAGAGGATCTTTGTGCTGAGTTCCCGGTGCCATCCATGGAAGAGGCCCTGGCAGGATTTGTGTCACGCTTCAATCCAGCACAGGTCGAAAACCAGC CGAGGGGAGCCAGTCAGAGCTCAGGTGTACAGACAACCTCAACGACTGTAGTGCAAGAAGGAGCAGCGGCAGAG tgA